The following are encoded together in the Salvia hispanica cultivar TCC Black 2014 chromosome 6, UniMelb_Shisp_WGS_1.0, whole genome shotgun sequence genome:
- the LOC125192632 gene encoding ER lumen protein-retaining receptor A: MNIFRFIGDMTHLVSILVLLLKIYATKSCSGISLKTQELYAIVFLTRYLDLFTEFISVYNSTMKIVFIASSLAIVWYMRFHPVIRRSYDRDLDTFRHYFMVGACFLLALLVNEKFSFEEIFWAFSIYLEAVAILPQLVLLQRSGNVDNLAGQYIFFLGAYRAFYILNWIYRYFTEDHFSRWIACVSGIVQTALYADFFYYYFISWKNNSKLKLPA; encoded by the exons ATGAATATTTTCAGATTTATCGGCGACATGACGCACTTGGTCAGCATTTTAGTGCTTCTCCTCAAAATCTATGCCACCAAATCGTGTTCAG GGATCTCCTTAAAGACTCAGGAACTGTATGCAATTGTCTTCTTGACTCGGTACCTCGATTTGTTTACCGAGTTCATTTCGGTTTATAACTCCACTATGAAAATAGTGTTCATTGCAAGCTCTTTGGCAATTGTTTGGTACATGAGGTTTCACCCAGTAATTAGGCGATCCTATGACCGTGACCTGGACACCTTTAGACACTATTTTATGGTGGGAGCATGTTTTCTCTTGGCACTTTTGGTTAATGAGAAGTTCTCGTTTGAGGAG ATATTTTGGGCATTTTCAATATACTTGGAGGCTGTAGCAATACTACCACAGTTGGTTCTGTTGCAAAGAAGTGGAAATGTGGACAATCTGGCTGGACAatacattttctttcttgg GGCCTATCGAGCATTCTACATCCTAAACTGGATCTACCGCTATTTCACTGAAGATCATTTCAGCAGATGGATCG CTTGTGTCTCCGGGATTGTCCAAACAGCTCTTTACGCAGACTTCTTTTACTATTACTTTATCAG ctggaaaaataattcaaagcTGAAATTGCCAGCCTGA
- the LOC125192898 gene encoding ubiquitin domain-containing protein 1-like, with protein MGCAGSREKVVGSGSDTSKKIRKPKPWKHTEAITREQLTQMREEFWDTAPHYGGRREIWDALRAAAEADLTLAQAIVDGAGVIVQNPDLTVCYDERGAKYELPKYVVSEPTNLIREN; from the exons ATGGGTTGCGCTGGATCGCGGGAGAAAGTAGTTGGCAGTGGCTCAG ATACTTCAAAGAAGATACGGAAACCAAAGCCATGGAAGCACACAGAAGCAATAACCAGAGAACAGCTAACGCAGATGCGTGAGGAGTTCTGGGACACTGCTCCGCACTATGGAGGAAGGAGAG AGATCTGGGATGCTCTCCGGGCTGCAGCTGAAGCTGATTTGACTCTTGCCCAAGCAATTGTAGACGGTGCTGGCGTTATCGTTCAAAATCCCGACTTAACAGTCTGCTACGACGAAAGAG GTGCCAAATATGAGTTGCCCAAATATGTTGTGAGTGAGCCTACAAATCTGATCCGCGAGAACTGA
- the LOC125192507 gene encoding U-box domain-containing protein 17-like → MASAAIFSSLRRRSSPSLEAFLAPVDLPNAAVLEALRAVSLSSFSGKSKKAPFFQGKNSRSLIRKISVISVLLDALIDLGISGIPPTLFLCLKELYLLLYRSKILIDYVNGSSKLWLLLQNHSISGHFHDINQEISTLFDVFPLSEIATLSEDVREQIDLLRRQSRESKLLIDKRDECSRLKLYYFLNEFENGRIPEMNELYIFFVEKLGICDVKSCRSEIEFLEEQIVNHDGDLEPCASVLNGFVALLRYCRFLLFRFEDGDGDLGKWKRRVKANGLISREIADTFVTIPKDFCCPISLELMHNPVIVSTGQTYDRSSIARWLEEGNSSCPKTGQMLVHMKLVPNRALRNLILQWCVANGIPYDPPENSADVCTSAPPSKAAVEATKATAAVLVEELANGTPRAKTVAAWEIRLLAKTGRENRAYIAEAGAIPLLKLLLPSADAFAQENSVTALLNLSIYDKNKSRIMEVEGCLGAIVGVLRNGHTTEARENSAATLFSLSAVHDYKKEIAREDGAVEALAGMLVDGTARGKKDAVTALFNLSTHPENCARMIESGAVRVLVGALEREGIAEEAAGALALIVRQPIGVEAVGKEESAVLGLTGMLRCGTPRGKENAVAALLELCKSGGAAATQRVLKAPAMASLLQSLLFTGTKRARRKAASLARVFQRCENTSLQFGGLGLGYAFARGNAVAAIDTSFAADVSMPLSISVPVL, encoded by the coding sequence ATGGCATCGGCGGCGATATTCTCGTCTCTGCGGCGGCGGAGCTCGCCCTCGCTGGAGGCGTTTCTGGCGCCGGTGGATTTACCAAACGCCGCCGTTTTGGAGGCTCTCCGCGCCGTTTCGTTGTCGTCCTTCTCCGGTAAGAGCAAAAAGGCCCCCTTTTTTCAGGGCAAGAATTCGAGATCTTTAATCCGGAAAATCAGCGTCATCTCTGTGCTCCTCGACGCCCTAATCGATTTGGGGATTTCGGGGATTCCTCCGACTCTGTTTCTGTGCTTGAAGGAGTTGTACCTCCTGCTTTATCGGTCGAAAATCTTGATCGATTATGTCAACGGTTCTAGCAAGCTATGGCTGCTGCTGCAAAACCACTCGATTTCCGGTCATTTCCATGATATCAATCAGGAAATCTCCACCCTTTTCGATGTGTTTCCTTTGTCTGAGATTGCTACTTTGTCTGAAGATGTTCGGGAGCAAATTGATTTGTTGAGGAGACAGTCTAGGGAGTCGAAATTGTTGATTGATAAGCGTGATGAGTGTTCAAGATTGAAGCTTTACTATTTCTTGAATGAATTTGAGAATGGCAGAATCCCAGAAATGAATGAGCTGTACATATTCTTTGTGGAGAAATTAGGGATTTGCGATGTGAAGAGCTGTAGAAGTGAGATTGAGTTCTTGGAGGAGCAGATTGTGAATCATGATGGTGATCTTGAGCCCTGTGCCTCTGTTCTCAATGGATTTGTGGCTCTGTTGCGTTATTGTAGATTCTTGCTGTTTCGATTTGAGGATGGAGATGGGGATTTGGGGAAGTGGAAACGTAGAGTTAAAGCAAATGGATTGATCTCTAGAGAGATTGCAGACACATTTGTCACAATCCCTAAGGATTTCTGCTGTCCTATTTCGTTAGAGTTGATGCATAATCCGGTTATTGTGTCGACCGGGCAGACGTATGATCGTTCCTCGATTGCTAGATGGTTGGAGGAAGGGAATAGTAGCTGTCCGAAGACGGGGCAGATGCTTGTTCATATGAAATTGGTGCCAAATCGCGCGTTGAGGAACTTGATCTTGCAGTGGTGTGTGGCTAATGGGATCCCGTATGATCCACCGGAGAATAGTGCGGATGTGTGCACGTCTGCTCCTCCGAGCAAGGCTGCAGTCGAGGCAACGAAGGCGACTGCAGCTGTGTTGGTCGAGGAGCTGGCAAACGGGACACCACGGGCCAAGACTGTTGCTGCTTGGGAGATTAGGCTGTTAGCGAAAACGGGGAGGGAGAATCGGGCGTATATAGCTGAGGCCGGAGCCATACCTCTTTTGAAACTGCTGCTTCCGTCTGCGGATGCCTTTGCGCAAGAGAATTCCGTGACTGCGTTGTTGAACTTGTCGATATACGACAAGAACAAGAGCCGGATCATGGAGGTCGAAGGGTGTTTAGGCGCCATTGTCGGGGTTTTGAGAAACGGGCACACGACTGAGGCAAGGGAGAATTCAGCCGCGACGCTGTTCAGCCTCTCGGCCGTCCATGACTACAAGAAGGAGATCGCGCGGGAAGATGGAGCCGTGGAGGCTCTGGCCGGGATGCTGGTGGACGGGACTGCCAGGGGGAAGAAAGACGCGGTCACAGCTCTATTCAACCTATCCACGCACCCTGAGAACTGCGCGAGGATGATCGAGTCAGGCGCTGTGAGAGTGTTAGTCGGGGCACTCGAGCGCGAAGGCATCGCTGAGGAAGCTGCCGGTGCGTTGGCACTCATAGTGAGGCAGCCTATTGGGGTTGAGGCAGTCGGGAAGGAGGAGAGCGCGGTGCTAGGGCTGACCGGGATGCTGCGTTGTGGGACTCCGAGGGGTAAAGAGAACGCTGTGGCGGCGCTTCTCGAGCTGTGCAAGAGTGGGGGCGCGGCCGCGACGCAGAGGGTGCTTAAGGCGCCTGCGATGGCGAGCCTGCTGCAGAGTCTGCTCTTTACAGGGACGAAACGAGCTAGGAGGAAGGCGGCGTCGTTGGCGAGGGTATTCCAGAGATGTGAGAACACATCGTTGCAATTTGGGGGATTGGGTTTGGGGTATGCGTTTGCTAGAGGAAATGCGGTTGCTGCCATTGATACAAGCTTTGCTGCTGATGTTTCAATGCCTCTCTCCATTTCAGTGCCTGTGTTGTAG
- the LOC125192509 gene encoding heat stress transcription factor A-4c-like, whose amino-acid sequence MDEAPCSSNSVAPFLAKTYEMVDDPSTDSIVSWSQNNTSFIVWNPPEFSRELLPRYFKHNNFSSFIRQLNTYGFRKVDPEQWEFANEGFVRGKLHLLKNIHRRKPVHSHSTPNLPPLPPLTELERKGYKEDIERLKCEKESLDVELHRHKEEKQELTLQMRAFAERAQNVEQHHASMLSSLAETLHQPDLVPQMEGHDRKRRFPGNSYLCEETSNEDCQRPSSQNLSLDNSDADALLTFNKELLDQIDSSMSFWEKIILEVGEGLGKSNSSFELVESTSCALSPGISCTQLNLDVGGNTPDIDMNSTPRAVSAQDMQPPAEEQAVMTATIARTGVNDVFWEQFLTENPGSNNSSEFQSERDAGDKKDESKPGDHGVPWWNMRSVNNLTEQLGHLTPAEKT is encoded by the exons ATGGATGAGGCTCCGTGTAGCTCTAACTCGGTGGCGCCTTTCCTTGCTAAGACGTATGAGATGGTGGATGATCCATCTACAGACTCGATTGTGTCTTGGAGTCAGAACAATACAAGTTTCATTGTATGGAACCCTCCGGAGTTTTCTAGGGAGCTGCTGCCCAGATACTTCAAGCACAACAATTTCTCTAGTTTTATTAGGCAGCTAAATACATAT GGTTTCAGAAAAGTTGATCCTGAACAATGGGAATTTGCAAATGAAGGTTTTGTTAGAGGAAAGCTACACCTTTTGAAGAATATTCATAGACGCAAGCCTGTTCACAGTCACTCAACACCAAATCTGCCCCCCTTACCTCCCCTAACGGAGTTAGAAAGGAAAGGATATAAGGAGGATATTGAGAGGCTCAAGTGTGAAAAAGAATCACTCGATGTGGAATTGCATAGACACAAGGAGGAGAAACAAGAGCTTACGTTGCAAATGAGAGCTTTTGCTGAACGCGCACAAAATGTGGAACAACATCATGCAAGTATGCTATCCTCCTTAGCCGAGACATTGCACCAACCTGATCTTGTGCCGCAAATGGAAGGGCATGATAGAAAGAGAAGGTTTCCTGGAAACAGTTACTTATGTGAAGAAACCAGTAATGAAGATTGTCAGAGGCcatcttcacaaaatttgtcactcgACAATTCAGATGCGGATGCACTTTTGACTTTCAACAAGGAATTGTTGGATCAGATAGATTCTTCTATGTCGTTCTGGGAGAAAATAATTCTTGAAGTTGGTGAAGGCTTAGGAAAATCTAATTCATCCTTTGAGTTAGTTGAATCAACAAGTTGTGCGCTCAGCCCCGGCATATCTTGCACCCAACTTAATCTTGATGTTGGAGGCAATACACCTGATATTGACATGAATTCTACACCGAGAGCTGTTAGTGCCCAAGATATGCAACCTCCTGCTGAAGAACAGGCAGTAATGACAGCAACGATTGCAAGAACAGGGGTCAATGATGTATTTTGGGAACAGTTTCTAACAGAAAATCCTGGTTCGAACAATTCATCTGAATTTCAGTCAGAGAGAGATGCTGGTGACAAGAAAGATGAGAGTAAACCAGGCGATCATGGAGTGCCCTGGTGGAATATGAGGAGTGTGAATAACCTTACTGAACAGTTGGGGCATCTCACTCCCGCGGAAAAAACTTGA
- the LOC125195914 gene encoding BES1/BZR1 homolog protein 4-like produces the protein MTSGTRLPTWKERENNKRRERRRRAIAAKIFSGLRMYGNYKLPKHCDNNEVLKALCNEAGWVVEEDGTTYRQGCKPVERMDIMGSAAVSPCSSYQPSPGASFNPSPASSSFASPSHYGANANNSADPNSLIPWLKNLSSGTLPASKLPHNLYIPGGSISAPVTPPLSSPTARTPRMNGNCDDPAAASAWCGQNYPFLPSSTPQSPGLQTPPDSGWLSGVQTPQDGPSSPTFSLVSANPFGFKEPYSNGGSRMWTPGQSGTCSPAIRAGVDHTADIPMSDAISAEFAFGSNHMGLVKPWEGERIHDECVPDDLELTLGNSTTR, from the exons ATGACTTCGGGCACCAGATTGCCGACTTGGAAGGAGCGGGAGAACAACAAGCGCCGGGAGCGCCGCCGCCGCGCGATCGCCGCGAAGATCTTCTCCGGACTCAGGATGTACGGCAACTACAAGCTCCCCAAGCACTGCGACAACAACGAGGTGCTCAAAGCTCTCTGCAACGAGGCCGGATGGGTCGTGGAAGAGGACGGCACCACCTACAGACAG GGATGCAAGCCTGTGGAACGCATGGATATCATGGGCTCAGCTGCAGTAAGTCCTTGCTCATCATATCAACCTAGCCCAGGAGCCTCCTTCAACCCAAGCCCTGCATCATCTTCTTTCGCAAGCCCTTCCCATTATGGCGCTAATGCCAATAATTCGGCCGATCCCAATTCCCTTATTCCTTGGCTAAAGAACCTATCTTCTGGCACTTTGCCAGCATCTAAGCTACCCCATAATCTTTACATTCCAGGAGGCTCTATTAGTGCTCCAGTCACACCACCTCTAAGCTCACCAACTGCACGCACACCTAGAATGAACGGCAACTGTGATGACCCGGCGGCTGCTTCCGCATGGTGTGGGCAAAACTACCCATTTCTACCCTCTTCCACTCCCCAGAGCCCCGGTCTGCAAACTCCACCTGATTCTGGATGGCTCTCTGGGGTTCAGACTCCCCAAGATGGGCCTTCTTCTCCGACATTCAGCCTTGTCTCTGCCAATCCATTCGGCTTCAAGGAACCATATTCAAACGGAGGCTCTCGAATGTGGACCCCTGGCCAGAGCGGGACATGCTCCCCGGCCATTAGAGCCGGAGTCGACCATACAGCCGATATTCCAATGTCCGATGCAATTTCAGCTGAATTTGCATTCGGTAGTAATCACATGGGGCTAGTGAAACCGTGGGAGGGCGAGAGAATACACGACGAATGTGTTCCCGATGACCTCGAGCTTACTCTTGGCAATTCTACCACCAG GTGA
- the LOC125191942 gene encoding uncharacterized protein LOC125191942 — MDFSHETSDLQSFKDHGENVTGSRSSVVLAEVSVSDFCSKQENRESNMKVSPMTQHDDLENFLELAENPSEDSMRQIISDTGKLDLKSSPDGVGQSVYDHDISSSADSGDGLLKCEGEPNTRNGDPAHLISRTNGSDSSLTVDNDEGNTTLDPHIGTMNINGALSPQNIVVDSNGDSGSRNCEEGKYFYYETPLCEDTGAWIPVSVPPMTENDREEWTRGRCSNGGYVPEEDMGWNQYIGEDKELTMWDVVVEMLLAARGKLNSLASGDIIGMSLISTQLVEQAWKEMAQTLTEANFSSTQEILESEPPKWLPDSSASSCMLCGVRFHPIMCTRHHCRFCGGIFCNECTKGRSLLPENFRTGDPQRVCDVCCVRLESVQPYLMNQVSRASQFPTHDLTDLSTLRSWVNFPWGQTMEYEIYKAANTICSYASVGLRQEKRIPEAILRDAKGLAILTVVKVGAVVTYNVGTGLVVALREDGSWSPPSAISSFGVGWGAQAGGELTDFIIVLRTYDAVKTFCSDAHVSVGAGASAAVGTIGRTAEAGLRAGDGGYAACYTYSCSKGAFIGCSLEGSVVTTRARENSRFYGSQSLDALKILLGSLPQPPAAATLYRALEDLYRQMER, encoded by the exons ATGGATTTTTCTCATGAAACAAGTGATCTTCAATCGTTTAAGGACCATGGGGAGAATGTAACGGGTAGCAGAAGCTCCGTTGTCCTAGCTGAAGTGTCTGTTTCTGACTTTTGTTCTAAGCAAGAAAACCGGGAAAGTAATATGAAAGTGAGTCCTATGACCCAACACGATGATTTGGAAAACTTTCTTGAATTGGCTGAAAATCCTAGCGAGGACTCTATGCGCCAAATTATATCCGATACTGGGAAACTTGACCTCAAGTCTTCACCTGATGGAGTAGGACAGTCAGTTTATGATCATGACATATCCAGTTCTGCTGATTCGGGTGATGGGTTACTTAAGTGTGAAGGGGAGCCTAATACTAGGAATGGAGATCCAGCTCATCTAATATCTAGGACTAATGGATCTGATTCTTCGTTAACTGTAGACAATGATGAAGGGAATACTACTTTGGATCCACACATAGGCACTATGAATATCAATGGGGCACTGTCACCCCAAAATATAGTGGTTGATAGCAATGGAGATTCGGGTTCCAGAAATTGTGAAGAAGGGAAGTACTTCTATTATGAAACACCTCTTTGTGAAGACACGGGGGCTTGGATACCTGTTTCTGTCCCTCCAATGACTGAAAATGACCGCGAAGAGTGGACCAGAGGGCGCTGCTCAAATGGTGGTTACGTTCCAGAAGAAGATATGGGCTGGAATCAGTACATTGGTGAAGATAAAGAATTGACCATGTGGGATGTGGTGGTGGAGATGTTACTTGCAGCGCGTGGAAAGTTGAATTCTCTTGCTTCTGGGGATATTATAGGAATGTCGTTGATATCCACCCAGTTAGTTGAGCAAGCATGGAAGGAAATGGCTCAGACCCTGACAGAGGCCAATTTCAGTAGCACCCAAGAAATTCTCGAATCAGAGCCACCTAAATGGCTGCCGGATAGCTCTGCTTCTTCTTGTATGCTTTGTGGTGTGCGTTTCCATCCTATCATGTGCACAAGGCATCATTGCAGGTTTTGCGGAGGGATCTTTTGTAATGAGTGTACCAAAGGAAGGAGCTTGTTGCCTGAAAATTTCCGTACCGGAGATCCTCAAAGAGTTTGTGATGTATGCTGTGTGCGCCTCGAGTCTGTGCAGCCTTACTTAATGAATCAAGTGAGTCGTGCTTCGCAGTTCCCAACTCATGATTTGACAGACTTGAGCACTTTAAGATCTTGGGTGAATTTCCCATGGGGACAAACGATGGAGTATGAGATTTACAAGGCTGCAAACACAATCTGTAGCTATGCTAGC GTTGGTTTGAGACAAGAGAAGAGAATTCCAGAAGCCATTTTGCGAGATGCAAAGGGGCTCGCGATACTTACAGTTGTGAAGGTTGGAGCTGTGGTTACCTACAATGTTGGAACTGGGTTGGTGGTTGCTCTTAGGGAAGACGGATCTTGGTCTCCACCCTCCGCCATTTCTTCCTTTGGTGTCGGCTGGGGCGCACAG GCAGGAGGAGAGTTAACCGACTTCATAATCGTGTTGAGAACATACGACGCTGTGAAAACCTTCTGCAGCGATGCACACGTCTCAGTCGGAGCCGGTGCTAGTGCTGCTGTAGGAACCATTGGTCGTACTGCGGAAGCTGGTTTGAGAGCTGGTGATGGTGGATACGCCGCTTGCTATACATACAGCTGCAGTAAAG GTGCCTTCATCGGGTGCTCTCTCGAAGGAAGCGTGGTCACAACCCGTGCTCGGGAGAATTCCAGATTTTATGGCAGCCAATCACTCGACGCGTTAAAGATTCTTCTGGGTTCGTTACCTCAGCCGCCTGCGGCAGCCACTCTTTACCGGGCACTGGAAGACTTGTATAGGCAGATGGAGAGATGA
- the LOC125191944 gene encoding aquaporin NIP1-1-like — MAETSNGNGVVVHIKEDDFNRNSDATSATGCFSLTVPFIQKIIAETLGTFFLIFAGCGAVAVNADKDKVITLPGIAIVWGLVVMVMVYSVGHISGAHFNPAVTLAFATCKRFPWKQVPAYIVAQVVGSTLAAGTLRLLFSGPHDHFTGTLPTGTDVQSLVVEFIITFYLMFVISGVATDNRAIGELAGLAVGAVILLNVMFAGPISGASMNPARSLGPAIVSNNFRGIWIYLVGPTAGAIAGAWVYNIVRFTNKPLREITKSGSFLKSSARNNSS, encoded by the exons ATGGCTGAGACATCAAATGGAAACGGAGTTGTGGTGCACATAAAAGAAGACGATTTCAACCGCAACTCCGACGCCACCTCCGCCACCGGATGCTTCTCTCTCACCGTCCCCTTCATACAAAAG ATAATAGCGGAGACGCTGGGGACATTCTTCTTGATATTCGCGGGGTGCGGCGCGGTGGCGGTGAACGCCGATAAAGACAAAGTGATCACTCTTCCCGGAATAGCTATAGTGTGGGGGCTGGTGGTCATGGTCATGGTCTACTCAGTCGGCCACATCTCCGGCGCCCACTTCAACCCCGCCGTCACCCTTGCTTTCGCCACCTGTAAAAGATTCCCCTGGAAACag gtACCTGCATATATAGTCGCTCAAGTAGTTGGATCAACCCTAGCCGCCGGAACCCTACGGTTATTATTCAGTGGGCCGCACGATCACTTCACCGGAACCCTACCCACCGGCACGGACGTGCAGTCGTTGGTTGTAGAATTTATTATCACATTCTACCTCATGTTCGTCATCTCCGGCGTTGCCACGGACAACAGAGCT ATCGGAGAACTTGCTGGCTTGGCTGTTGGAGCAGTTATATTGTTAAATGTTATGTTTGCTGG GCCGATATCGGGAGCATCGATGAATCCGGCAAGGAGTCTCGGGCCGGCTATAGTGTCGAACAATTTCAGAGGCATATGGATCTATTTGGTTGGCCCAACAGCTGGGGCCATTGCTGGAGCCTGGGTCTACAATATCGTCAGATTTACTAACAAACCTCTTCGTGAAATTACCAAAAGTGGGTCGTTTTTGAAGAGTTCAGCCCGCAATAATTCAAGCTAG